The nucleotide window AGACATGTACGCTATGAAATTTTCTCAGGAGCCAAAATTTTCTGTAGATACAGCTCTCGGTTCTACTTTGGCTTATGAGAAATTAAAAGCAGGGGCTTCTCCAGATGTTATGTTGATGGACATTGTTATGCCGGGAATGGATGGATTTGAACTTCTCGAAAAGTTGCGCGATGAAAAAATAGCAGAAGGTACTATGAAAATTATACTTTCAAACCGTGGTCAACAATCTGACATAGAACGTGGTGCGACTCTAGGAGTGGCTGGTTATATCGTAAAAGCTTCTAGTACACCAGGCGAGGTTATTACTAAAGTAACTGAAATTGTTACCAAACAATTACCAAGATAATTATGGATTACGCAAAAGAACTAGAAGATTTATTGGTTACTCTTATTCGTGAAGGCGGATCAGATCTTCATATTGCTGGAATGCGCTATCCTGCAATCCGCGTTTCAGGACAATTAAACTTTTTAGTTAAGCATAATATTTATACAAAAGAAGATTCTTTGGGAATACTTCGAGAACTGTTGGACGATGTTAAATATAAAAAGTTTTTAGAAGACCAAGAGATTGATTTTTCATACGATTTTAAAGGTGAGGCTAGGCTTCGTGGTAACGCCTTCTTTACAAAAGGTATAGCGGGTATTGCTCTCCGACTTATACCACAAGTTAAGACTCTAGCTGAGCTCAGACTTC belongs to Candidatus Nomurabacteria bacterium and includes:
- a CDS encoding response regulator — encoded protein: MEESKKYKILIIDDDNFLLDMYAMKFSQEPKFSVDTALGSTLAYEKLKAGASPDVMLMDIVMPGMDGFELLEKLRDEKIAEGTMKIILSNRGQQSDIERGATLGVAGYIVKASSTPGEVITKVTEIVTKQLPR